One Fuerstiella marisgermanici DNA window includes the following coding sequences:
- a CDS encoding glucuronate isomerase, which produces MSQQVTQEILSELESLRLIDPHTHINPLSAASETLADIMGYHYYTELAHSAGLAKEKIEEPGISPKEKVGRLIPWLATIENTAQYSWLLEMCKVFFDFEDDRITEANWEGLYDKSLTKMQADGWEKQVLETSGLDQVYLTNDFDDPLTGFDTNFYVPCLRTDDLVFHLTKPEVRARLNKCTGADAADAKSLRGAIGQLFTHFKANNVRACAISLPPDFSPEKVSDAVADDVVSKAFSGKELSECEHKSLSCFVFWTLAEFCVEHQLPFDLMIGVNRRVFEAGVFQGQDLYDKRVSLIQYKALFNAFPQVTFPVSVLSETSNQELVSYSWIFPNVVTNGHWWYSNIPVFIEKDTRARLQAVPQTKQIGYYSDMYKLEFALPKFAMYRRILARALAQDFVVDRGWSVEKAVELGKLVLRGNVEKIFGGIG; this is translated from the coding sequence ATGTCTCAGCAGGTCACACAGGAAATCCTCTCAGAACTCGAATCACTCCGGTTGATCGACCCTCATACGCACATCAACCCGTTGTCTGCCGCGTCCGAAACGCTGGCTGACATCATGGGTTATCATTACTACACAGAGCTCGCCCATTCCGCTGGACTGGCGAAAGAAAAGATCGAAGAGCCGGGCATTTCGCCCAAAGAAAAAGTCGGGCGGCTGATCCCCTGGCTGGCGACCATCGAAAACACGGCTCAATACAGCTGGCTGCTGGAAATGTGCAAGGTCTTCTTCGACTTCGAAGACGATCGCATCACTGAAGCCAACTGGGAAGGCTTGTACGACAAATCGTTGACAAAAATGCAGGCTGACGGCTGGGAAAAACAAGTCCTCGAAACCAGTGGCCTCGACCAGGTGTATCTCACCAACGACTTCGACGATCCGTTGACGGGCTTCGACACGAACTTTTACGTGCCATGCCTGCGAACCGATGATCTGGTCTTTCATCTCACCAAGCCAGAAGTGCGTGCCCGTCTGAACAAATGTACCGGCGCTGATGCGGCTGACGCCAAGTCCCTTCGCGGTGCGATTGGACAGTTGTTTACTCACTTCAAAGCCAACAATGTTCGAGCCTGTGCGATTTCGTTGCCGCCCGATTTTTCACCAGAGAAAGTCAGCGACGCGGTTGCTGACGATGTCGTGAGCAAAGCGTTTTCCGGCAAGGAACTGTCCGAGTGCGAACACAAATCGCTGAGCTGTTTTGTCTTCTGGACTTTGGCGGAATTCTGTGTTGAGCATCAGCTGCCGTTTGACCTGATGATCGGCGTCAACCGGCGTGTGTTTGAGGCAGGCGTGTTTCAAGGGCAGGACCTGTACGACAAACGAGTTTCGTTGATTCAGTACAAGGCGTTGTTCAACGCGTTTCCTCAGGTGACCTTCCCGGTGTCTGTGCTGTCAGAAACCAGCAATCAGGAACTGGTCAGTTATTCGTGGATCTTCCCCAACGTGGTGACAAACGGCCACTGGTGGTATTCGAACATTCCGGTCTTCATCGAAAAAGACACTCGAGCCCGTCTGCAGGCGGTCCCTCAGACCAAACAAATTGGGTACTACAGCGACATGTATAAGCTGGAATTCGCATTGCCGAAGTTCGCAATGTACCGTCGCATCCTCGCGCGAGCTTTGGCGCAGGACTTTGTTGTGGATCGAGGCTGGAGTGTTGAGAAGGCCGTAGAACTCGGAAAATTGGTACTCCGCGGAAACGTTGAGAAGATTTTTGGGGGCATTGGGTAA
- a CDS encoding sialidase family protein → MKSILLLITSCVCAGACADSGVAPLKVVRYGPVNDTVEDALAPGGLVRTKSGDLITTFVDKGDSAAGSKCYFVRSKDEGKTWLPPYRVEEPEDGHEGVFVEIVSLPDGDLMLMTIRISHGDSSRKGVFGYRESRVELQVSRDNGDSFQPIGFLDTPRGSLTSTMGAIYQLNNGDLIIPAYCYASHPRQHPGYQYGSGFYRSIDGGRHWGPLEKVFADPPSTTEVTQKFNESAFAVREDGAIIAYARVDVHQGDEFRENKMWTCESRDNGVTWTKPTETEIVGIYPAISKLPSGQFVMICGLRDSTVGRRTTSVFTSDDGKAWKYRGHPYYSRTKGLPANSATGGSQAMVPMGEDSIYVVFYAHDPTLPGYHQTYVDGCLLKL, encoded by the coding sequence ATGAAGTCAATTCTGTTACTCATCACCAGTTGTGTTTGTGCTGGAGCCTGTGCCGACTCGGGTGTCGCACCGCTGAAAGTGGTGCGCTACGGGCCGGTCAATGACACAGTTGAAGATGCTCTGGCACCAGGCGGATTGGTGCGTACGAAATCCGGCGATTTGATTACGACGTTCGTCGACAAGGGCGATTCTGCGGCGGGTTCCAAGTGCTACTTTGTGCGTTCGAAAGATGAAGGAAAAACATGGTTGCCGCCTTATCGGGTCGAGGAGCCGGAAGATGGTCACGAGGGTGTATTTGTTGAAATCGTGAGCCTGCCTGACGGCGATCTGATGTTGATGACCATTCGGATTTCCCACGGTGACTCGAGCCGAAAGGGAGTCTTCGGGTATCGTGAATCGAGGGTTGAGTTGCAGGTGAGCCGGGACAATGGAGATTCGTTTCAGCCCATCGGTTTTCTGGATACTCCTCGCGGTAGCTTAACTTCAACAATGGGCGCCATTTATCAGCTCAACAATGGCGACCTGATCATCCCTGCGTACTGCTACGCGAGCCATCCTCGTCAGCATCCCGGGTATCAATATGGTTCCGGATTCTATCGTAGCATTGACGGCGGCAGACACTGGGGCCCGCTTGAAAAAGTCTTCGCTGACCCACCTTCCACGACCGAAGTCACTCAGAAATTCAATGAATCGGCATTTGCTGTCCGAGAGGACGGCGCGATCATCGCATACGCTCGTGTTGACGTGCATCAGGGCGATGAATTCAGGGAAAACAAGATGTGGACGTGTGAGTCCCGCGATAATGGTGTGACCTGGACGAAGCCGACTGAAACCGAGATCGTCGGAATCTATCCCGCGATCAGCAAATTGCCTTCGGGACAGTTCGTAATGATCTGCGGCTTGAGAGATTCGACTGTCGGACGGCGCACCACATCCGTGTTTACAAGTGACGACGGAAAGGCCTGGAAGTATCGGGGGCACCCGTACTATTCACGAACTAAAGGACTCCCCGCGAATTCTGCAACGGGTGGCTCTCAGGCCATGGTCCCGATGGGCGAAGATTCAATCTATGTTGTCTTCTATGCACACGACCCAACACTGCCCGGCTACCACCAGACATACGTCGATGGCTGCCTGTTGAAGCTATAG
- a CDS encoding M20 family metallopeptidase, translated as MHSVSLLSELIAFPSVSRVSNVEVSRWAETQLEALGFQTEWLEYRDEQGITKACVSGRLGPDNGRGMAYFCHTDVVPVTSWSFPKSGPWEPLQDDGKLYGRGSCDMKGSLACMLAAVAAIDPQKLTHPIYIVCTADEEVGLVGAAKIVAESAMYREIVERQCRAIIGEPTLLNVVHAHKGGQGATVTAEGVAAHSSSDKGLNANFVMIPFLAELNEFREEIKGNPDFEDDRFEPPTISMNIGINDNNAALNITAPKSVCTICLRTMPGIDVDKITQRLEAMAVRHNVKIEWSYATKPLFTDPESDYVQELLTVTGTKASQTVAYGTDGSCFQELQDIVVLGPGDIRQAHTDDEWISLEQLQAGTDLYRTLAERWCCE; from the coding sequence ATGCACAGCGTCAGCTTGCTTAGCGAATTGATTGCCTTCCCATCCGTCAGCCGCGTCTCGAACGTTGAAGTCAGTCGCTGGGCGGAGACTCAACTAGAGGCGTTGGGCTTTCAAACCGAATGGCTGGAATACCGTGACGAACAGGGCATCACCAAAGCCTGCGTTTCCGGGCGACTCGGCCCCGACAACGGTCGAGGCATGGCGTATTTTTGCCACACCGATGTTGTGCCCGTCACGTCGTGGAGCTTCCCCAAAAGCGGGCCGTGGGAGCCGCTGCAGGACGATGGCAAGCTGTACGGGCGCGGATCGTGTGACATGAAGGGCTCACTGGCCTGTATGCTGGCGGCTGTTGCAGCCATCGATCCGCAAAAGCTGACGCATCCTATTTACATTGTGTGTACGGCCGACGAAGAAGTGGGACTTGTTGGCGCCGCCAAAATTGTGGCGGAATCCGCGATGTACCGCGAAATTGTCGAGCGCCAGTGTCGCGCGATTATCGGCGAACCAACGCTTCTGAATGTCGTGCACGCTCACAAAGGCGGACAAGGCGCGACGGTCACAGCGGAAGGCGTGGCGGCCCATTCCAGCAGCGACAAGGGATTGAACGCGAACTTCGTCATGATCCCATTTCTTGCCGAATTGAACGAATTTCGCGAAGAGATCAAAGGCAATCCGGATTTCGAAGACGACCGGTTCGAACCGCCGACGATCAGCATGAACATCGGCATCAACGACAACAACGCTGCGCTAAACATTACGGCTCCGAAATCTGTGTGCACAATCTGTTTACGGACGATGCCAGGCATCGACGTCGATAAGATCACTCAGCGACTGGAAGCGATGGCTGTTCGGCATAACGTCAAAATCGAATGGAGCTACGCCACGAAACCGTTGTTCACCGATCCGGAATCCGACTACGTGCAGGAACTGCTGACGGTCACTGGCACCAAAGCGTCACAAACAGTGGCCTACGGAACAGACGGTTCTTGCTTTCAGGAGCTTCAGGATATTGTCGTGCTTGGGCCTGGCGATATTCGACAGGCTCACACAGACGATGAATGGATCAGTCTTGAGCAGTTGCAGGCGGGCACGGACCTGTACCGAACACTGGCCGAGCGTTGGTGTTGCGAATAG
- a CDS encoding ParA family protein produces the protein MRTIAIMNQKGGVAKTTTSVNLAAALARSGKSVCVIDLDPQGHASFHLGLDAAPGSRTVYDVFAEQCTVDDARQLVAENLSVIPSNIDLAAVEVELSNTPGREFVLRDALNHWKLQERFDYVIMDCPPSLGVLTINALCAVTEVLIPLQPHFFALQGLSKLFETTALVTRRLNRDLRVTGVALCLYESGTRLAADVTEDLRLFLTSSDADTPWAKAKIFKTRIRRNIKLAEAPSFGQSIFDYAKTCPGARDYAELGDEVLAMAQAAGSPLPLQQNAA, from the coding sequence ATGCGAACTATCGCCATCATGAATCAGAAGGGTGGCGTCGCCAAGACGACCACCAGCGTGAACCTTGCTGCCGCTTTGGCACGATCCGGCAAAAGTGTGTGCGTGATCGATCTGGATCCGCAGGGCCACGCGTCGTTTCATCTGGGGCTCGACGCCGCCCCCGGCTCTCGTACGGTCTACGACGTCTTTGCCGAACAGTGTACCGTCGACGACGCTCGTCAGCTTGTGGCTGAAAATCTGTCTGTGATTCCGTCCAACATCGATCTGGCGGCGGTGGAAGTCGAACTCTCCAACACGCCCGGACGTGAGTTCGTTCTGCGAGACGCTTTGAATCATTGGAAGCTGCAGGAGCGCTTTGACTATGTCATCATGGACTGCCCACCGTCGCTGGGCGTGTTGACGATCAACGCGCTGTGTGCAGTGACGGAAGTTTTGATTCCGTTGCAGCCGCATTTCTTCGCATTGCAGGGTTTGTCAAAGCTGTTTGAAACGACGGCTTTGGTCACGCGGCGATTGAATCGTGATTTACGAGTCACCGGTGTAGCCCTGTGTCTGTACGAATCGGGGACTCGTCTGGCAGCCGATGTGACAGAGGACCTAAGGTTGTTCCTGACGTCCAGCGACGCCGACACTCCGTGGGCTAAAGCGAAGATCTTTAAGACTCGCATCCGCCGTAATATCAAGCTGGCAGAAGCACCCAGTTTCGGCCAGTCGATTTTCGACTACGCCAAAACCTGCCCCGGTGCTCGCGACTACGCGGAGCTCGGCGATGAGGTCCTCGCAATGGCTCAGGCGGCCGGATCGCCCCTACCGTTGCAGCAAAACGCGGCGTAG
- a CDS encoding Gfo/Idh/MocA family protein: MSTGFGIVGTGMISHFHAKAIAEIPDASVVACCDTVEERAQAFAAEYGCKAYTDVNEMLADSDVDIANVCTPSGAHRDLAVAAANAGKHVVVEKPLEITLARCDDIINACEKNNVRLCAIFPSRFTPVNQALKAAVDGGRFGKLTLADTYVKWWRTQEYYDSGGWRGTWEMDGGGAYMNQAIHQVDQLYWLMGDVVEVNGMTDTVAHERIEVEDVGVATLRFANGAIGVIEATTSAWPGLLKKTEIHGTKGTAIIEQDDIVRWEFEGEQPSDAEVREKFAPGSANTGGAADPKAISHTGHRDQLADFVQAIKNGTAPMADGIDGRKSVEIILAIYQAAWTKQTVKLPLAGDPVRPK; encoded by the coding sequence ATGTCCACCGGATTCGGAATTGTCGGAACCGGCATGATTTCGCACTTCCACGCGAAAGCCATCGCCGAAATTCCAGATGCCAGCGTCGTAGCCTGTTGCGACACGGTTGAAGAACGAGCTCAGGCGTTTGCGGCCGAATATGGCTGCAAAGCTTACACTGATGTCAACGAAATGCTGGCTGATAGCGATGTCGATATCGCCAACGTGTGTACCCCCAGTGGAGCTCACCGTGACCTGGCGGTCGCTGCAGCGAACGCCGGCAAGCACGTCGTAGTCGAAAAGCCGCTGGAGATTACGCTGGCTCGCTGCGACGACATCATCAACGCCTGCGAAAAGAACAACGTCCGTCTTTGTGCCATCTTCCCATCGCGGTTCACGCCTGTGAATCAGGCGTTGAAAGCGGCTGTCGACGGCGGTCGATTTGGCAAACTCACACTGGCAGACACATACGTCAAATGGTGGCGAACTCAGGAATACTACGACAGCGGCGGATGGCGCGGCACGTGGGAAATGGATGGCGGCGGCGCGTACATGAACCAGGCGATTCATCAGGTCGACCAGTTGTACTGGCTGATGGGTGACGTCGTCGAAGTGAACGGCATGACCGACACCGTGGCTCATGAACGCATCGAAGTCGAAGACGTTGGTGTCGCGACTCTACGATTCGCCAACGGAGCAATCGGCGTCATCGAAGCCACCACCAGTGCCTGGCCTGGCCTGCTGAAGAAGACCGAAATTCACGGCACCAAAGGCACGGCAATTATCGAACAGGACGACATCGTCCGCTGGGAATTCGAAGGCGAACAACCGTCTGATGCCGAGGTGCGTGAAAAGTTTGCTCCCGGATCAGCGAATACCGGCGGGGCGGCCGACCCGAAGGCGATTTCTCATACAGGCCACCGAGACCAGCTAGCCGACTTCGTGCAGGCCATTAAAAACGGCACGGCACCAATGGCGGATGGGATCGACGGTCGAAAGAGTGTTGAGATTATTCTGGCGATCTATCAGGCGGCCTGGACGAAGCAAACTGTAAAGCTGCCACTGGCAGGCGACCCGGTGCGGCCGAAGTAA
- a CDS encoding rhamnogalacturonan acetylesterase: MNPIKLAYCRIFVSLSAAIIVVAGVGTGLFAQPAKTTKIVLAGDSTVTDSSGWGAGFSSLLSDGAVCVNLAVGGRSSRSFRTEGWWQKCLDEKPDILLIQFGHNDQPGKGAARESAAETDFRDHLRRYVDEARQIGCKPVLITSLTRRRWDENGKITPTLSEYAAATIVVAKEKNVPLLDLHRLSIQQCNAIGPEDFQEFESKTDDGFDHTHLNDAGGLLVGKLVARELVKILPEFSRYVDRAELHNLPPKSAGAGGE; encoded by the coding sequence ATGAATCCAATCAAATTAGCGTACTGCAGAATTTTCGTTTCGCTCTCGGCCGCCATCATTGTCGTCGCGGGGGTGGGGACCGGCTTGTTTGCTCAACCGGCGAAGACAACGAAAATCGTACTCGCCGGCGATTCCACCGTGACGGACTCGTCAGGCTGGGGCGCTGGTTTCAGCAGTCTGCTTAGTGACGGTGCGGTATGTGTGAATCTCGCGGTCGGTGGCCGCAGTTCTCGCAGCTTTCGCACCGAAGGTTGGTGGCAAAAGTGTCTCGATGAAAAGCCTGACATCCTGCTGATCCAGTTTGGCCACAACGACCAACCGGGGAAAGGTGCGGCCCGCGAGTCAGCTGCAGAAACCGATTTTCGCGATCACTTGCGGCGATATGTCGACGAAGCTCGGCAAATTGGCTGCAAACCAGTCCTCATCACATCGCTGACACGACGACGCTGGGACGAAAACGGAAAGATCACGCCGACGCTCAGCGAATACGCCGCCGCGACGATTGTTGTGGCGAAGGAGAAGAACGTGCCGCTGCTGGATCTGCATCGCCTCAGCATTCAGCAGTGCAACGCCATTGGGCCGGAGGACTTCCAGGAATTCGAATCTAAGACAGACGATGGTTTCGATCACACCCATTTGAATGATGCCGGAGGCCTGCTGGTTGGAAAACTTGTCGCACGCGAATTGGTCAAAATCCTTCCCGAGTTTTCGCGATACGTCGACAGGGCCGAGCTGCATAATTTACCGCCTAAGTCTGCAGGAGCTGGCGGTGAATAG
- a CDS encoding arylsulfatase yields the protein MNRNLFTPVLALACLLLYSQSSRAAAPKPNIVVILVDDMGFSDIGCYGSEIPTPHLDKLAADGLRFTQFYNTGRCCPTRATLLTGLYAHQTGIGHMNGDYGKPGYKGFLNDRCVTLGDVARSAGYRTAASGKWHVGSKERAMWPRARGFDRFYGVPEGGGFYFQVKPGRTIVLDDDVIHSVDKPLPEGWYSTDAWTEHGLKFIDEAVAAEKPFLLYLAHNAPHFPLQATKEDIDKFRGKYMDGWEQLSALRHRRQIEMGLVDEMWAKAGRPPKVAAWDSLASADKRRFDHLMAAYAACVHRMDRSIGDLVAGLKAKGQFENTLILFMSDNGGCAESGPNGKDIGDPTTPDSNWFCGESWAWMQDTPFRKYKHYNHEGGIATPLIAHWPDGIVARGEWRKQPTHLIDVMATVVDLTGATYPSQHNGKNIRPMEGTSLRPAFAGDSLERDALYWEHEGNAAVRKGDWKLVRLGSKGAWELYNMAKDRTEQNDLAMEQPERVQDLSALWQNWADRCNVAPDGLPLRKQKLRKKKKKRPVAPK from the coding sequence GTGAATAGGAATCTCTTTACTCCAGTTCTTGCCCTTGCGTGTCTGCTGCTGTATTCGCAATCGTCTCGGGCAGCGGCCCCAAAACCCAACATCGTTGTCATTTTGGTAGACGACATGGGTTTCTCAGACATCGGTTGTTACGGCAGCGAGATTCCAACGCCCCACCTCGACAAGCTGGCAGCCGACGGGTTGAGGTTCACTCAGTTTTACAACACCGGCCGCTGCTGCCCCACTCGAGCCACTCTGCTGACCGGCTTGTATGCTCACCAAACGGGCATCGGCCACATGAACGGCGATTACGGAAAACCCGGCTACAAGGGATTTCTCAACGACCGCTGCGTGACGCTGGGCGACGTTGCTCGCAGCGCAGGGTACCGGACCGCCGCGAGCGGAAAATGGCATGTCGGCAGCAAAGAACGCGCTATGTGGCCGCGAGCTCGGGGCTTCGATCGTTTTTACGGAGTCCCCGAAGGTGGTGGGTTTTACTTTCAGGTCAAGCCGGGACGCACGATTGTGCTCGACGACGATGTGATTCATTCGGTCGATAAGCCGTTACCCGAGGGCTGGTATTCCACAGACGCATGGACAGAACACGGCCTGAAATTTATTGATGAAGCAGTCGCCGCCGAGAAACCCTTCCTGTTGTATCTGGCTCACAACGCGCCCCACTTTCCGTTGCAGGCGACGAAAGAAGACATCGACAAATTTCGCGGCAAGTATATGGACGGTTGGGAACAACTGTCGGCTTTGCGGCATCGACGACAAATTGAGATGGGGCTTGTCGACGAGATGTGGGCTAAAGCTGGACGGCCCCCAAAGGTGGCCGCCTGGGACAGCCTTGCAAGTGCGGATAAGCGACGGTTCGATCATCTGATGGCGGCTTATGCTGCCTGCGTGCATCGCATGGACCGCTCGATTGGCGATCTTGTTGCAGGGCTGAAGGCGAAGGGGCAGTTTGAGAACACGCTAATTCTGTTTATGAGTGACAATGGCGGCTGTGCGGAAAGCGGGCCGAACGGGAAAGACATCGGTGATCCCACAACTCCCGATTCCAATTGGTTCTGCGGCGAATCCTGGGCATGGATGCAGGACACCCCGTTCCGCAAGTACAAGCACTACAACCATGAAGGTGGCATCGCGACGCCGCTGATTGCTCATTGGCCAGACGGAATCGTTGCCCGAGGTGAATGGCGAAAACAGCCGACTCATCTAATCGACGTGATGGCCACGGTCGTCGATCTGACCGGCGCAACGTACCCGTCTCAACACAACGGCAAGAATATACGGCCGATGGAAGGGACCAGCCTGCGTCCTGCCTTCGCAGGTGATTCACTCGAACGCGACGCGCTTTATTGGGAACACGAAGGCAACGCGGCCGTCCGCAAGGGGGACTGGAAGCTCGTGCGACTGGGTAGCAAAGGAGCGTGGGAGCTTTACAACATGGCGAAGGATCGGACGGAGCAGAACGACCTCGCTATGGAACAGCCGGAACGTGTCCAGGACTTGTCGGCGTTGTGGCAGAATTGGGCGGACCGCTGCAATGTGGCTCCTGACGGACTTCCACTACGGAAGCAAAAGCTGCGAAAGAAGAAAAAGAAGAGGCCGGTCGCACCGAAATAG
- a CDS encoding IS66 family transposase codes for MDTDVSQIIAVEVKQLVLSLQREVAELRDENRRLRDRIEELEGKNPTERLDEAFSVTAEERRRAETGRRKGRKKQSSARRGRRTTEQKADNAERRELILPEGYNVAECRFVRERFVWRVINGQAVQVVYEIYHGPNGEKSEIPGVWPRSEFGIEVHIALARIVTITGLSIDKTCALIEFFWNLPLGKSQADALLNQLARRWEQEFESLCDLMAFSAIVHADETSWSINSVWAFLSEKARVLIFGCRKDGDTLAQILSKELFGGVLVSDDAAVYRGFSHAQKCWAHLLRKAIRLTLLKPDNEEYQRLLDGLLEIFYAAKRHAADGRLGDAGRAAKVDELDNTLAALLVRYCAEDSDVRAADFGKDFDNLVSELIRLMTEEELFCFVTSPAAPATNNEAERSLRGAAMDRRTGRTSKTSKGARRRSILTSVLESLNLHLKTPTLSSVVAEVMTWQQDGFSLFDRLKLEVGLTSAPPGQSRLSKLVPAN; via the coding sequence ATGGACACGGATGTCAGTCAGATCATCGCTGTGGAAGTGAAGCAGCTTGTGCTTAGCCTGCAGCGTGAGGTTGCGGAGCTGCGGGACGAGAACCGGCGGCTGCGTGATCGGATTGAAGAGCTCGAAGGTAAGAACCCCACAGAGCGACTCGACGAGGCGTTTTCGGTGACGGCGGAAGAGAGACGCCGCGCTGAAACGGGCCGCCGAAAAGGTCGCAAAAAACAATCCTCGGCGCGTCGCGGTCGTCGCACAACCGAGCAGAAAGCGGACAACGCCGAACGACGCGAACTCATTCTGCCGGAAGGTTACAACGTCGCAGAGTGCCGTTTCGTTCGGGAACGTTTCGTCTGGAGAGTGATCAACGGCCAAGCCGTGCAGGTCGTCTATGAAATCTATCACGGCCCCAACGGCGAGAAATCCGAAATTCCGGGCGTGTGGCCGCGGTCCGAATTCGGCATTGAAGTTCATATCGCGCTGGCTCGCATTGTGACCATCACGGGACTGTCGATCGACAAGACGTGTGCATTGATTGAATTCTTCTGGAATCTGCCGCTCGGCAAATCCCAGGCGGACGCTCTGTTGAATCAACTGGCACGGCGTTGGGAACAGGAATTCGAATCTCTGTGTGACCTGATGGCGTTCAGTGCGATTGTGCATGCAGACGAAACCAGTTGGAGTATCAACAGCGTGTGGGCTTTTTTGTCGGAGAAGGCGCGCGTGCTGATCTTCGGATGCCGCAAAGACGGCGACACACTGGCTCAGATCCTGTCGAAAGAATTGTTTGGAGGCGTGCTTGTTTCGGACGATGCGGCCGTGTACCGAGGTTTCAGTCACGCACAGAAATGCTGGGCTCACCTGCTGCGGAAGGCCATCCGTCTGACGCTGCTGAAGCCGGACAACGAAGAGTACCAGCGACTGCTCGACGGCCTGCTGGAAATTTTCTACGCGGCCAAACGCCACGCCGCCGATGGTCGTCTTGGCGATGCCGGTCGTGCGGCGAAGGTCGATGAACTTGATAACACGCTGGCGGCTCTGCTGGTGCGTTACTGCGCCGAGGATTCCGATGTTCGGGCGGCCGACTTCGGCAAGGATTTTGACAACCTGGTCTCAGAACTGATTCGGCTGATGACGGAAGAGGAGTTGTTTTGTTTTGTGACAAGCCCGGCCGCGCCAGCAACGAACAACGAAGCGGAACGCAGTCTTCGCGGCGCGGCCATGGACCGTCGCACAGGTCGAACGAGCAAAACATCGAAGGGAGCCCGTCGCCGCAGCATTCTTACAAGCGTCCTGGAATCGCTGAATCTCCATCTGAAAACACCAACGCTCAGTTCCGTGGTGGCCGAGGTCATGACGTGGCAGCAGGATGGATTCAGTCTGTTTGATCGACTGAAACTTGAAGTCGGCCTGACCTCCGCGCCGCCCGGTCAGTCGCGACTGTCCAAACTCGTCCCCGCCAACTGA